One window from the genome of Salvia miltiorrhiza cultivar Shanhuang (shh) chromosome 7, IMPLAD_Smil_shh, whole genome shotgun sequence encodes:
- the LOC130995778 gene encoding probable methyltransferase PMT2 isoform X2, translating into MANKFNPGDGRTRSHVSIFIVAGLCCFFYLLGAWQRSGFGKGDSIALEMTKSGENCNVLPNLNFETHHGGEAGIIDDSDSKATVYKPCHPRYTDYTPCQDQGRAMTFPRDNMIYRERHCPPQAEKLRCLIPAPEGYVTPFPWPKSRDYVPYANAPYKSLTVEKAIQNWIQYEGNMFRFPGGGTQFPQGADKYIDQLASVIPIENGTVRTALDTGCGVASWGAYLWKRNVVAMSFAPRDSHEAQVQFALERGVPAVIGVLGSIKMPYPSRAFDMAHCSRCLIPWGINDGLYMKEVDRVLRPGGYWVLSGPPINWKTNYKAWQRPMEDLQEEQRKIEEVAKLLCWEKKSEKGEIAVWQKTMDSDACRAKQESAGATFCQSEDSDNVWYKKMEQCITPNKNANSEELKPFPERLHAVPPRISSGSVSGVSAEAFLEDDKQWKKHVNAYRKTIPILDSGRYRNIMDMNAGFGGFAAALQSPKLWVMNVVPTIAKKNTLGVVYERGLVGIYHDWCEAFSTYPRTYDLIHANGVFSLYKDKCDFEDILLEMDRILRPEGAVIFRDEVDVLVKVKRMIGGMRWNSKMIDHEDGPLVPEKVLVAVKQYWVGNSTSSQ; encoded by the exons ATGGCGAACAAGTTTAATCCGGGAGATGGTAGGACCAGGAGTCATGTGTCGATTTTTATAGTAGCAGGTCTTTGCTGTTTCTTCTACCTATTAGGAGCATGGCAGAGAAGCGGGTTTGGAAAGGGGGACAGTATTGCATTAGAGATGACTAAGAGCGGAGAAAACTGTAATGTCCTTCCCAACCTCAATTTCGAAACCCATCATGGTGGTGAAGCTGGGATAATTGACGATTCTGATTCAAAAGCAACGGTGTACAAACCATGCCATCCACGCTACACTGATTACACACCCTGCCAGGACCAAGGGCGTGCTATGACCTTCCCGAGGGATAATATGATCTACCGAGAGAGGCACTGCCCTCCTCAAGCAGAGAAGTTGCGTTGCCTCATTCCAGCTCCGGAAGGATATGTAACCCCGTTTCCATGGCCAAAAAGCCGTGATTATGTGCCTTACGCCAATGCTCCATATAAGAGCTTGACAGTGGAGAAGGCTATACAGAACTGGATCCAATATGAGGGCAATATGTTTAGGTTCCCTGGTGGAGGAACACAATTTCCTCAAGGAGCCGATAAGTACATTGACCAGCTTGCTTCAGTTATACCAATTGAAAATGGAACTGTTAGAACTGCATTGGACACTGGTTGCGGG GTAGCCAGTTGGGGTGCGTATCTATGGAAAAGAAATGTCGTAGCAATGTCTTTTGCACCTAGAGATTCACATGAAGCCCAGGTTCAGTTTGCTCTGGAAAGGGGTGTACCTGCTGTAATTGGTGTTCTTGGATCAATTAAAATGCCATATCCATCTAGAGCTTTTGACATGGCTCATTGTTCTCGCTGTCTTATACCTTGGGGGATAAATG ATGGACTATATATGAAGGAAGTTGATCGTGTGCTTAGACCTGGTGGCTATTGGGTGCTTTCAGGCCCTCCTATCAACTGGAAGACTAACTACAAGGCATGGCAACGACCCATGGAAGACCTTCAGGAAGAGCAAAGAAAGATAGAAGAGGTTGCTAAACTTCTCTGCTGGGAGAAGAAGTCCGAGAAAGGTGAAATTGCTGTATGGCAGAAGACAATGGATTCTGATGCTTGTCGTGCTAAACAGGAGAGTGCCGGAGCAACATTCTGTCAATCTGAAGATTCTGATAATGTCTG GTACAAGAAAATGGAGCAGTGCATTACTCCAAATAAGAATGCTAACAGTGAAGAACTTAAACCATTCCCTGAGAGGCTTCATGCAGTTCCTCCACGAATTTCTAGTGGTTCAGTTTCTGGAGTTTCTGCAGAGGCATTCCTGGAGGATGATAAGCAATGGAAAAAACATGTCAATGCCTATAGAAAGACTATCCCAATTCTCGACTCTGGAAGGTACCGCAACATCATGGATATGAATGCTGGATTTGGTGGTTTTGCTGCTGCACTTCAATCTCCAAAATTGTGGGTCATGAATGTTGTACCCACTATTGCCAAGAAAAATACCCTCGGTGTTGTTTATGAACGAGGATTAGTTGGTATCTATCATGACTG GTGTGAAGCGTTCTCTACTTATCCTAGAACGTATGATCTCATTCATGCTAATGGTGTTTTTAGCTTGTACAAGGACAA GTGTGACTTTGAAGACATATTATTAGAGATGGATCGGATTTTACGACCAGAAGGTGCAGTTATATTCAGAGATGAAGTCGATGTACTTGTGAAGGTGAAGAGAATGATCGGAGGCATGAGATGGAACTCCAAGATGATTGATCATGAGGATGGTCCACTTGTTCCCGAGAAAGTACTGGTTGCGGTTAAGCAATACTGGGTTGGCAACTCGACCTCTTCCCAGTGA
- the LOC130995779 gene encoding LOW QUALITY PROTEIN: protein PHYTOCHROME KINASE SUBSTRATE 1 (The sequence of the model RefSeq protein was modified relative to this genomic sequence to represent the inferred CDS: deleted 1 base in 1 codon), with translation MSMPVTTLTPPSKQPSQIMKNSTSREGLTTTHDRIFLGKNASGDKEIDVFDARKYFNEGLNHTPKICTKIVPNHHHDDHQQQPQLKKDVQTAVKEPPSAALSIRSQSSWNSRSALIRTASGRQQQLSKKSFLGSIGCNCSCLSSSIIGGRSKPDNKTSDHHFIKREKQEREREITFTAANPHKREQVFNMDTNLTMLTWDAITPLSVAEELKIPSISSEMHEDSNSDASSDLFEIESLYMDNPFDPTTCYAPSEASIEWSVVTASAADFSLLSDSDDVSSTIQRKSGFNSKTASMPKIRPSILSGCKSQKAVSVAGDAQTRRPLTPMTRFHDENKLSFDAKSRQSSLDHRVMPQPRSAMYT, from the exons ATGTCGATGCCCGTAACGACGCTGACTCCGCCTTCCAAACAACCATCCCAAATCATGAAAAACAGTACTAGTAGGGAAGGCCTCACCACCACACATGATCGCATCTTCCTCGGCAAGAACGCATCGGGAGACAAAGAGATCGACGTCTTTGATGCTCGCAAATACTTCAACGAGGGGCTGAACCACACTCCTAAAATCTGCACCAAGATCGTGCCGAATCACCATCATGATGATCATCAGCAGCAGCCGCAGCTCAAGAAAGATGTTCAAACAGCAGTGAAGGAGCCCCCGAGTGCAGCGCTCAGCATCCGCTCTCAGTCGAGCTGGAACAGCCGGAGCGCCCTGATCCGCACTGCCTCGGGAAGGCAGCAGCAGCTGAGCAAGAAGAGCTTCCTTGGCAGCATTGGCTGCAACTGCTCCTGCTTGAGCTCCAGCATCATCGGTGGCAGATCAAAACCAGATAACAAAACCAGTGATCATCATTTCATCAAGAGAGAGAaacaggagagagagagggagatcaCATTCACAGCAGCAAATCCACATAAAAGGGAACAAGTG TTCAACATGGACACCAACCTAACCATGCTCACTTGGGATGCAATCACTCCCTTATCAGTAGCTGAGGAGCTCAAAATCCCTTCAATCTCGAGTGAGATGCACGAAGACAGCAACAGCGATGCAAGCTCCGATTTGTTTGAAATCGAGAGCTTGTACATGGACAACCCTTTTGATCCCACAACATGCTATGCTCCGAGTGAGGCCAGCATAGAGTGGAGTGTTGTCACTGCCAGCGCTGCAGATTTCTCCCTCCTTTCGGATTCAGACGATGTATCCTCCACCATTCAAAGGAAATCAGGCTTCAACTCGAAGACTGCTTCAATGCCAAAGATCCGGCCGAGTATTCTCTCAGGCTGCAAGAGTCAGAAAGCTGTTAGTGTTGCCGGAGATGCACAGACAAGACGGCCCCTTACACCGATGACACGGTTCCATGATGAGAACAAGCTGAGCTTTGATGCAAAGAGCAGGCAGAGCTCACTCGATCACCGTGTTATGCCTCAACCAAGATCTGCAATGTATACTTAG
- the LOC130995778 gene encoding probable methyltransferase PMT2 isoform X1, producing MANKFNPGDGRTRSHVSIFIVAGLCCFFYLLGAWQRSGFGKGDSIALEMTKSGENCNVLPNLNFETHHGGEAGIIDDSDSKATVYKPCHPRYTDYTPCQDQGRAMTFPRDNMIYRERHCPPQAEKLRCLIPAPEGYVTPFPWPKSRDYVPYANAPYKSLTVEKAIQNWIQYEGNMFRFPGGGTQFPQGADKYIDQLASVIPIENGTVRTALDTGCGVASWGAYLWKRNVVAMSFAPRDSHEAQVQFALERGVPAVIGVLGSIKMPYPSRAFDMAHCSRCLIPWGINDGLYMKEVDRVLRPGGYWVLSGPPINWKTNYKAWQRPMEDLQEEQRKIEEVAKLLCWEKKSEKGEIAVWQKTMDSDACRAKQESAGATFCQSEDSDNVWYKKMEQCITPNKNANSEELKPFPERLHAVPPRISSGSVSGVSAEAFLEDDKQWKKHVNAYRKTIPILDSGRYRNIMDMNAGFGGFAAALQSPKLWVMNVVPTIAKKNTLGVVYERGLVGIYHDWYVFFVHCFHHPISKSAGTLSSTLNYMNFLWCNNYLFLIFTAYYFHLFNFKSGKRFSLLIIIYCSFNISCLMEISFPGVKRSLLILERMISFMLMVFLACTRTSKYP from the exons ATGGCGAACAAGTTTAATCCGGGAGATGGTAGGACCAGGAGTCATGTGTCGATTTTTATAGTAGCAGGTCTTTGCTGTTTCTTCTACCTATTAGGAGCATGGCAGAGAAGCGGGTTTGGAAAGGGGGACAGTATTGCATTAGAGATGACTAAGAGCGGAGAAAACTGTAATGTCCTTCCCAACCTCAATTTCGAAACCCATCATGGTGGTGAAGCTGGGATAATTGACGATTCTGATTCAAAAGCAACGGTGTACAAACCATGCCATCCACGCTACACTGATTACACACCCTGCCAGGACCAAGGGCGTGCTATGACCTTCCCGAGGGATAATATGATCTACCGAGAGAGGCACTGCCCTCCTCAAGCAGAGAAGTTGCGTTGCCTCATTCCAGCTCCGGAAGGATATGTAACCCCGTTTCCATGGCCAAAAAGCCGTGATTATGTGCCTTACGCCAATGCTCCATATAAGAGCTTGACAGTGGAGAAGGCTATACAGAACTGGATCCAATATGAGGGCAATATGTTTAGGTTCCCTGGTGGAGGAACACAATTTCCTCAAGGAGCCGATAAGTACATTGACCAGCTTGCTTCAGTTATACCAATTGAAAATGGAACTGTTAGAACTGCATTGGACACTGGTTGCGGG GTAGCCAGTTGGGGTGCGTATCTATGGAAAAGAAATGTCGTAGCAATGTCTTTTGCACCTAGAGATTCACATGAAGCCCAGGTTCAGTTTGCTCTGGAAAGGGGTGTACCTGCTGTAATTGGTGTTCTTGGATCAATTAAAATGCCATATCCATCTAGAGCTTTTGACATGGCTCATTGTTCTCGCTGTCTTATACCTTGGGGGATAAATG ATGGACTATATATGAAGGAAGTTGATCGTGTGCTTAGACCTGGTGGCTATTGGGTGCTTTCAGGCCCTCCTATCAACTGGAAGACTAACTACAAGGCATGGCAACGACCCATGGAAGACCTTCAGGAAGAGCAAAGAAAGATAGAAGAGGTTGCTAAACTTCTCTGCTGGGAGAAGAAGTCCGAGAAAGGTGAAATTGCTGTATGGCAGAAGACAATGGATTCTGATGCTTGTCGTGCTAAACAGGAGAGTGCCGGAGCAACATTCTGTCAATCTGAAGATTCTGATAATGTCTG GTACAAGAAAATGGAGCAGTGCATTACTCCAAATAAGAATGCTAACAGTGAAGAACTTAAACCATTCCCTGAGAGGCTTCATGCAGTTCCTCCACGAATTTCTAGTGGTTCAGTTTCTGGAGTTTCTGCAGAGGCATTCCTGGAGGATGATAAGCAATGGAAAAAACATGTCAATGCCTATAGAAAGACTATCCCAATTCTCGACTCTGGAAGGTACCGCAACATCATGGATATGAATGCTGGATTTGGTGGTTTTGCTGCTGCACTTCAATCTCCAAAATTGTGGGTCATGAATGTTGTACCCACTATTGCCAAGAAAAATACCCTCGGTGTTGTTTATGAACGAGGATTAGTTGGTATCTATCATGACTGGTATGTATTCTTTGTCCATTGTTTTCATCATCCCATAAGCAAATCTGCCGGCACACTATCATCTACCTTAAACTACATGAATTTTCTTTGGTGCAACAACTATCTTTTTCTGATATTTACAGCCtattattttcatttgtttAACTTTAAGTCGGGTAAACGCTTTTCTTTGCTTATAATTATTTACTGTAGCTTTAATATCTCTTGCTTAATGGAAATTTCCTTTCCAGGTGTGAAGCGTTCTCTACTTATCCTAGAACGTATGATCTCATTCATGCTAATGGTGTTTTTAGCTTGTACAAGGACAAGTAAGTATCCATAA
- the LOC130995777 gene encoding LOW QUALITY PROTEIN: origin of replication complex subunit 6-like (The sequence of the model RefSeq protein was modified relative to this genomic sequence to represent the inferred CDS: deleted 1 base in 1 codon) has protein sequence MPLILDNKIKIHSKAHHISTEIGSFSNKNHQQVSSVQKMDMSEIAAKLGLSQSKYVVRKAAELRRLADIQFDSSIIGVGEICKAVICLEIAASRMEVLFDRHAAIKLSGVSEKAYNRSFNAMQNGIGVKNKLDVRELAIQFGCVRLIPFVHKGLSLYKDRFLASLPPSRRGGTDFNRPVFTAVAFYLCAKRHKLKADKFKLIELAGTSESEFSSVSTSMLDLCFDVFGIAKEKKDARKIKGNRELIDALPEKRRLEDGGYSSGDSEESPAYKKRKQMDKRDHDEWKSAVLKSNKLGKAQAAAKLMKSRQSRLDFLKRTPETAAEAL, from the exons ATGCCATTAATCCttgataacaaaataaaaattcacaGCAAAGCCCACCATATTTCAACTGAGATTGGATCTTTCTCCAACAAAAACCATCAACAAGTTTCATCTGTTCAGAAAATGGATATGTCAGAGATAGCTGCGAAATTAGGCCTCTCTCAATCCAAATACGTCGTCCGTAAGGCCGCCGAACTCCGCCGCCTCGCCGACATCCAGTTCGATTCCTCCATAATCGGCGTC GGTGAGATTTGCAAGGCCGTAATTTGCCTCGAGATTGCCGCTTCTAG AATGGAAGTTTTGTTTGACCGACATGCGGCGATAAAGCTGAGTGGTGTGTCCGAGAAGGCTTACAACCGATCCTTTAACGCAATGCAGAATGGGATTGGTGTCAA GAATAAACTTGATGTAAGAGAACTAGCCATTCAATTTGGCTGCGTACGGCTCATCCCTTTTGTGCACAAGGGCCTCTCATT GTATAAGGATCGGTTTCTTGCTTCGTTGCCTCCTTCTCGAAGGGGTGGTACTGATTTTAATCGGCCGGTTTTTACTGCAGTAGCATTCTACCTTTGTGCCAAGAGACACAAG CTAAAGGCAGACAAATTCAAGCTGATTGAGCTTGCCGGCACATCAGAATCTGAATTTTCTAGTGTATCTACTTCGATGTTAGACCTATGCTTTGATGTGTTTGGGATAGCAAAGGAGAAGAAGGATGCCAGGAAAATCAAAGGCAACCGAG AGCTTATTGATGCATTACCCGAAAAGAGAAGGCTA GAGGATGGTGGCTACTCTTCCGGTGATAGTGAAGAG TCTCCAGCCTACAAGAAGCGCAAGCAAATGGATAAACGCGATCATGATGAGTGGAAATCGGCTGTTTTGAAGTCTAACAAACTTGGCAAGGCTCAAG CTGCTGCAAAGCTTATGAAAAGCAGACAGAGCAGACTTGATTTTCTGAAGAGGACTCCTGAAACTGCAGCAGAGGCCTTGTGA